One window of Saccharopolyspora phatthalungensis genomic DNA carries:
- a CDS encoding DUF4407 domain-containing protein, with translation MAGRWLVRLAGARDDVLAMTPVDRFRYIAIGGVLVTTAAIAGVSATFALIMAVRLPVPAAILAGIGWAVVILNLDRLLTLGMTRRGGWWRNVAAALPRLALALLLGAIISTPLVLQIFQSEINAQLEVQHNQRSAEFQEQLDTNPKFAAIPGLERQLAALHAAADRSPAAIAADDPAVRDAQQQVDRAAAAYASAQRDALNEIDGTGGTGVPGVGDSAREKLKAAEVARQNYQNAVAALDAARVKAESAASNASATADSQAKQVQQQLDRARAERANAQAEYEATEANDTGLLARIEALDALGDNRPSLGLAQLMLFLLFMSIELLPVLVKLLQLSGPPSVYEQLIDEMERQARSEFARTTARQASIDDSRAEYEAELEYDQARRQYEAGLRANELLVAEQSAIAERAIRQWAEQARRHSERDLTEWFRQNDPCRGDRDGVPRGSDHPTDGTVPFNTRLPEF, from the coding sequence ATGGCCGGACGGTGGCTGGTGCGTCTGGCCGGTGCCCGGGACGACGTGCTGGCGATGACACCGGTCGACCGCTTCCGGTACATCGCCATCGGCGGCGTCCTGGTGACCACGGCCGCGATCGCCGGGGTTTCGGCGACTTTCGCGCTGATCATGGCGGTGCGCCTGCCGGTGCCGGCGGCGATCCTCGCCGGTATCGGGTGGGCCGTGGTGATCCTCAACCTGGACCGGTTGCTGACTCTCGGGATGACCCGTCGCGGCGGCTGGTGGCGCAACGTCGCTGCCGCGTTGCCGCGGCTCGCGTTGGCCCTCCTGCTCGGTGCGATCATCTCCACGCCACTGGTGCTGCAGATCTTCCAGTCGGAGATCAACGCACAGTTGGAGGTGCAGCACAACCAGCGTTCCGCGGAGTTCCAGGAACAGTTGGACACCAACCCGAAATTCGCGGCCATTCCCGGTCTCGAACGGCAACTCGCCGCACTGCACGCCGCGGCCGACCGGAGCCCGGCCGCCATTGCCGCCGACGATCCGGCTGTCCGGGACGCGCAGCAGCAGGTCGACCGGGCGGCTGCGGCATACGCTTCCGCGCAACGCGACGCCCTGAATGAGATCGACGGCACCGGTGGCACCGGCGTGCCCGGCGTCGGAGACTCGGCCCGGGAGAAGCTGAAGGCGGCCGAGGTCGCACGGCAGAACTACCAGAACGCCGTGGCCGCGCTGGACGCGGCACGGGTGAAAGCGGAAAGCGCGGCAAGCAATGCCTCGGCAACGGCCGACAGCCAAGCCAAGCAGGTTCAGCAACAACTCGACAGGGCACGGGCGGAGCGGGCCAATGCCCAGGCCGAGTACGAAGCGACCGAGGCGAACGACACCGGGCTGCTGGCCCGGATCGAGGCGTTGGACGCGCTCGGCGACAACCGGCCGAGCCTGGGTCTCGCCCAGCTCATGCTGTTCCTGCTGTTCATGTCCATCGAGTTGCTGCCGGTGCTGGTCAAACTCCTGCAACTCAGCGGTCCGCCGTCGGTGTACGAGCAGCTCATCGACGAGATGGAGCGACAGGCTCGAAGCGAGTTCGCCAGAACGACCGCGCGCCAGGCCAGCATCGACGACAGCCGCGCCGAGTACGAGGCCGAGCTCGAATACGATCAAGCTCGCCGCCAGTACGAGGCCGGCCTGCGTGCGAACGAGTTGCTCGTCGCCGAGCAGTCGGCCATCGCCGAGCGGGCGATTCGCCAGTGGGCCGAGCAGGCCCGGCGACACAGCGAGCGGGACTTGACCGAGTGGTTCAGGCAAAACGATCCGTGCCGCGGCGACCGAGACGGTGTGCCCCGCGGCAGTGACCATCCGACCGACGGGACGGTGCCGTTCAACACTCGACTTCCGGAATTCTGA